In the genome of Coturnix japonica isolate 7356 chromosome Z, Coturnix japonica 2.1, whole genome shotgun sequence, one region contains:
- the SUB1 gene encoding activated RNA polymerase II transcriptional coactivator p15, with translation MPKSKELVSSSSSASDSDSEVDKKAKRKKQAAPEKPVKKQKTGESSKGAASSKQSSNRDENMFQIGKMRYVSVRDFKGKVLIDIREYWMDQEGEMKPGRKGISLNPEQWNQLKEQISDIDDAVRKL, from the exons ATGCCTAAATCAAAGGAACTCGTGTCTTCAAGCTCATCTGCAAGCGATTCAGATAGTGAAGTTGACAAAAAG GCAAAGCGGAAAAAGCaagcagctccagaaaagcctgtaaagaagcaaaaaacGGGTGAGAGTTCAAAAGGTGCCGcttcttcaaagcaaagcagcaacagaGACGAGAATATGTTTCAG ATTGGCAAAATGAGGTATGTCAGCGTTCGTGACTTCAAAGGGAAAGTTTTAATTGATATTAGAGAATATTGGATGGACCAAGAAGGTGAAATGAAGCCTGGCAGAAAAG gTATTTCTTTAAATCCAGAGCAGTGGAACCAGCTGAAGGAACAGATTTCTGATATTGATGATGCAGTAAGAAAACTGTAA